The DNA sequence acttttgcaATGTTATGGTGGCCAAGAGTCCGATATACAAACTTGTTCTACCTATAAGCATCGACTACATGAATCATATATTCTCATATGCTAGTGTTTTCATCTTGTTATATGTTAAGTTGTCCGTTTATATTTAATAATCCGATATCAcgaggaaaggaaaaaaaatcttaagTGTACAACGCATTACAGTCTCAATTAGTTAATAACTTGCAACTAATTGCAATTGATTAATTTGATTGTCCAGTTGCGAGTTATAAAATTGTCAATTTATAGTGTATGACGCATATAAATAACGTAACAACATAATATGTCATACTTTAGTAATGAAATTTTCTCTGAAATATTTCACTATTGTGAATTCACCGGCTAATAATTATGTGTAATTGTAGTCTTCCAGGTGACTATGGATTCGACCCATTGGGCCTCTCAGACCCAGAAGGCACCGGAGGGTTCATCGAACCAAGATGGTTAGCTTATGGTGAGGTCATCAATGGACGTTATGCCATGTTGGGTGCAATCGGTGCCATTGCACCCGAGATCTTGGGGAAACTTGGCCTGATTCCAGCTGAAACAGCTCTCCCTTGGTTCCAAACCGGTGTGATTCCCCCGGCCGGAACCTACAGCTATTGGGCCGACCCTTACACCCTATTCGTCTTCGAGCTTGCCTTAATGGGCTTTGCCGAGCACAGACGTTTCCAGGATTGGTACAACCCCGGATCCATGAGCAAGCAATACTTCTTGGGCCTTGAGAAGTACTTGGGAGGATCCGATAACCCAGCCTACCCTGGTGGGCCGTTATTTAACCCATTGGGCTTTGGAAAAGATGAGAAGTCACTGAACGAGTTGAAGCTCAAGGAGGTGAAGAACGGGAGGTTGGCTATGTTGGCAATCTTGGGCTACTTTATCCAAGCCCTTGTGACTGGAGTTGGGCCGTACCAAAACCTGTTGGACCATTTGGCTGACCCAGTGAACAACAACATCTTGACCAGCCTCAAGTTCCATTAATGAACAGAGTTGTACAATATTTGAGTGCTGCCCCTTTTGTTGTTTGGAAATTGAAATCTCTCTTCTCAAAACTCTTCTCCTCATTGTAAGATTATGTGAGAAACTTTGATGTTATATTATGTGAATCTGTAAGAAATGACATGTTAAAATAGTTAATTTAAGATTTTAGTTAAGCTACATCTTTTGCCAAACAAAATATAATTGGCATCATGAAATAGGTACGTAGAAGTAGAAAGCATAACATTAGCTACTTTTAACCCACTGATGAC is a window from the Rosa chinensis cultivar Old Blush chromosome 2, RchiOBHm-V2, whole genome shotgun sequence genome containing:
- the LOC112190434 gene encoding chlorophyll a-b binding protein 8, chloroplastic, with the translated sequence MAAQALVSSSSLTASKEVARNLLGGRSAQSPFGVRKSASFVVKAASTPPVKQGADRQLWFASKQSLSYLDGSLPGDYGFDPLGLSDPEGTGGFIEPRWLAYGEVINGRYAMLGAIGAIAPEILGKLGLIPAETALPWFQTGVIPPAGTYSYWADPYTLFVFELALMGFAEHRRFQDWYNPGSMSKQYFLGLEKYLGGSDNPAYPGGPLFNPLGFGKDEKSLNELKLKEVKNGRLAMLAILGYFIQALVTGVGPYQNLLDHLADPVNNNILTSLKFH